One window of the Endomicrobium proavitum genome contains the following:
- the nusA gene encoding transcription termination factor NusA translates to MSEKSELLLALEQIEKDKKIKKEDILAVVENALVSAYKKHVGKNVNVEAKVNQETGEMAAYVIKTVAKDVVNPLLEISVSDAKKLGGSAEPGAEVKIPLDTQDFSRIAAQTAKQVIVQKIRESERDSLYDEMKEKVGQIVNGVIYRVANKNIIVDLGKTEAILPASEQVFKEKFNLGQHIRAVIIKVEKNAKGSGTVLSRASTELVRKLFELEVPEIYEKVVEIVNVVREPGMRTKVSVISHNPKVDPVGACVGVKGARVKPIIDELRGERIDLVPFSVDPAKYIAGALSPAKVISVAILSEADKQAEVTVADDMLSLAIGKNGHNVRLAAKLTGWHIDVKSEGQKKQANEEKAERQTSALEELEGVGEKTIDILVQAGFSDIEKLAALNVEDLTTLPGIGPKTAEKIIEAAKKKIS, encoded by the coding sequence ATGTCAGAAAAGAGCGAACTTTTGCTGGCTCTTGAGCAAATAGAGAAAGATAAAAAAATTAAAAAAGAAGATATTTTAGCGGTTGTTGAAAACGCTTTGGTGTCGGCTTATAAAAAACACGTAGGTAAAAACGTTAACGTTGAAGCTAAAGTTAATCAGGAAACAGGCGAGATGGCGGCTTATGTAATTAAAACCGTCGCAAAAGACGTAGTAAATCCGCTTCTTGAAATAAGCGTTTCAGACGCAAAAAAACTCGGAGGTTCCGCGGAGCCGGGCGCCGAGGTAAAAATTCCTCTTGATACGCAGGATTTTTCGCGTATTGCCGCACAGACTGCAAAACAGGTTATAGTTCAAAAAATCAGAGAGTCTGAAAGAGATTCTCTTTACGACGAGATGAAAGAAAAAGTAGGACAAATTGTCAACGGCGTTATTTACCGCGTTGCAAACAAAAATATAATTGTAGATCTCGGAAAAACGGAAGCCATTCTTCCCGCAAGCGAGCAGGTTTTTAAAGAAAAATTTAATCTCGGTCAGCACATAAGAGCCGTGATAATTAAAGTTGAAAAAAACGCAAAAGGTTCGGGAACCGTTTTGTCGCGCGCAAGCACCGAGCTTGTTAGAAAACTTTTTGAACTTGAAGTTCCTGAAATTTACGAAAAAGTCGTTGAAATAGTAAACGTTGTGCGCGAACCCGGTATGAGAACAAAAGTTTCCGTAATTTCGCACAATCCTAAAGTAGATCCGGTAGGCGCGTGCGTGGGCGTCAAAGGCGCAAGAGTTAAGCCTATTATAGACGAGCTTAGAGGGGAAAGAATAGATTTAGTGCCTTTCTCTGTAGATCCTGCGAAGTATATTGCGGGAGCTTTGTCGCCGGCAAAAGTTATATCCGTCGCAATTTTATCCGAAGCCGATAAACAAGCGGAAGTTACGGTTGCCGACGATATGCTTTCTTTGGCTATAGGTAAAAACGGACACAACGTCCGCCTTGCCGCAAAACTTACGGGCTGGCATATAGACGTAAAATCCGAAGGACAGAAAAAACAGGCAAACGAAGAAAAAGCCGAACGCCAAACGTCCGCGCTTGAAGAGCTTGAAGGCGTAGGAGAAAAAACAATAGACATACTTGTTCAGGCAGGTTTTTCCGATATAGAAAAACTCGCGGCTCTTAACGTTGAAGATCTTACGACTTTGCCCGGAATAGGTCCTAAAACGGCAGAAAAAATTATAGAAGCCGCAAAAAAGAAAATTTCCTAA
- the rimP gene encoding ribosome maturation factor RimP: protein MINKAVETENFLAASAESESIEIVDVQYVKEDGDMILRIFIDKDGGVNMNDCERMSRIFSAKLDESSIFSDPYVLEVSSPGIERVLKNEKAFKKFIGSKIKVQTFNPIGNQRNFTGVLLACSDGKIVMQDLTNGSVEIEIIEIKKANLEADF from the coding sequence ATGATAAACAAGGCAGTTGAAACGGAAAATTTTTTAGCCGCGTCGGCAGAAAGTGAAAGTATAGAAATTGTTGACGTTCAATATGTAAAAGAAGACGGAGACATGATTTTAAGAATTTTCATAGATAAAGACGGCGGCGTAAACATGAACGATTGCGAACGCATGAGCAGAATTTTTAGCGCCAAGCTTGACGAAAGCAGTATTTTTTCAGACCCTTACGTTTTAGAAGTTTCTTCACCGGGCATTGAAAGAGTTTTGAAAAATGAAAAAGCGTTTAAAAAATTTATCGGCAGCAAAATTAAAGTTCAAACTTTTAACCCTATAGGAAACCAAAGAAATTTTACCGGCGTTCTTTTGGCTTGCTCCGACGGGAAAATTGTAATGCAAGACCTTACAAACGGCAGCGTGGAAATAGAAATTATAGAAATAAAAAAAGCTAATTTAGAAGCAGATTTTTAA